The sequence CTGACAGCTAGACCCAGCAACAACCCAATTATCGCAGCAAACAAGGAGATTACGCGCCAATGGTGGGAAAGTCGCCGCAGTCAATTCAGCCTCTACATCTCGCAAGTTGTTTTGGATGAGGCAGCACAGGGGGACTTAGAAATGGCAATCAGGAGGCTTGAGATACTGCAAAATCTGCCTGTACTTGAACTGAATGAAGCTGTACAAGATTTAGGATCTCAATTCCTCACAAGAAGCAATCTTCCCTCGAAAGCTTCTGATGATGCAATCCATATTGCTGCGGCTACAGTCCACAGACTAGATTATCTGCTAACCTGGAATTGTAAACATATAGCTAATGCTCAAATTCAGAGAAAGCTTTCTGAAATCTGCCTTGATTTTGGATATCAGCTACCGATTATTTGTACGCCTTACGAACTGATGGGAGAATAGAGTATGTGGCAAGATGAGATTTTGGAAGAACTGCACCGAATTCGTGAAGAACACGCTAAGTCTTTTAACTATGACTTTAAAGCCATATTTGCTGATTGGCAAAAGAGACAGGCTGCAAGCGGAAAAGAGTTAGTGTCATTGCAACCTAAACAACCGTCTAACAATGCGGTGCAGCGGACGGAATAGAGATGTTAGTGGGTTTGCAGTAAAAACGCCTGACGACTAAAGTCGCGGCTTGCGCGTACAAAGGCTGCCTTCGCAGCCTAAAGCTAAGGTAGACCTAGCACTTCTGCAATTTGTTCGTCGCTTAAGCCAAATTGCCGTAATTTATCAATTTTTTCCTGGTTAATTTGATTATTATTGTTATGCTGAAAGTCAGGAGTTGCTGGCTGACTTGTATCTGGGGTAGGATTGGGCCGATCGGAACCAATATTTAGGCATCCAACTATAGTGTTATCTATATTACTATTAATGCTTCTATCACCCAAAGAAATATTTAGATTACCTTGCCGTTCTAAGACAGATTTAAGATTATTTTTATCAATAGCTTCTCCAAAAATTTCTGAGAACATTTGCAAAAGTTCGTAACCTACATCCTTCGCATGACCATGACTACAACCATAAGCTTCTGCAATATCAGCATACTTTTGTTTCTTTAATATTCCCATAATAACTTCGCGCT comes from Argonema galeatum A003/A1 and encodes:
- a CDS encoding type II toxin-antitoxin system VapC family toxin; translation: MSETVYIETSLVGYLTARPSNNPIIAANKEITRQWWESRRSQFSLYISQVVLDEAAQGDLEMAIRRLEILQNLPVLELNEAVQDLGSQFLTRSNLPSKASDDAIHIAAATVHRLDYLLTWNCKHIANAQIQRKLSEICLDFGYQLPIICTPYELMGE